From a region of the Raphanus sativus cultivar WK10039 unplaced genomic scaffold, ASM80110v3 Scaffold0499, whole genome shotgun sequence genome:
- the LOC130502310 gene encoding protein argonaute 5-like — translation MKKSEVKRFEEEKHKEKTTTNQRSNEDPSSHLEDFVGADLAGVNIQTVVGDHVGKEKTTTNQRLNEDPSSHLEDFVGADLAGVNIQTVGGDHVGKEKTTTNQRLNEDPSSHLEDFVGADLAERSEETEVEVKQRSEEEKRMDSTNTGLSELATFINNSGHEENHTVKKTLRMLRNLLKKTARESYSLSGKYFFGFPSNELHINLGTGIQLSRGLFRSLRVTQDGLYLNADVMTKCCHQPIHLTQFISNQFVNICVPAKALTYQERSKVEKLITGLEIELTYLPAASAGSWGVPKHRDYNLSKPGLPAAKKAVIKGLSFDPIGLLTFKLAKRGSEVRFVDFFRKQYKRKVTYLHLPAIQIGAGEYVPMEFCRIASGQPYTQRLSEQAFRLSREQAKNFRSASVITPGRRESMIQTMIRIDKEQALKLVNKKISVSDDLTSIEARVLPPPTLKFLNFYNISEEITVTPNEGKWNMFKKKMINGASVTRWTCVNFSTLSPISATKFCQELTKMCRDLGMHIQHITQIISYDPEKIEDALREIHKKTADLQLLIVILPDMTGSYGKIKKICETELGIVSQCIRPGTILERPHLLGGKNYVLDKHISMVQDTPTIIFGADVTHPTKAEQSSLAAVVASMDWPEISTYRALVSAQTGRREIIEDLYKLDGQGEHTGMIRDHLLAFIRKTNQRPGRLIFFRDGVGETQFGDVLRFELQAIRKACSSIEDFRPKITFVLVQKRHHTRLFPAQADKKDAATGNVLPGTVVDTVICHPRQFDFFLNSHAGVMGTNRSTHYHVLLDENKFSADDLQRLTNDLCYTFAKTTNSVSLVTPVFYAHLAAFRARYYVEDEMSAVHLPTVKDEVKEKMYFC, via the exons ATCACGTTGGAAAAGAGAAGACGACGACGAATCAGAGGTTGAACGAGGATCCATCTAGCCATCTCGAGGATTTTGTCGGAGCAGACTTGGCCGGAGTAAATATTCAAACAGTCGGAGGAG ATCACGTCGGAAAAGAGAAGACGACGACGAATCAGAGGTTGAACGAGGATCCATCTAGCCATCTCGAGGATTTTGTCGGAGCAGACTTGGCCGAGAGGTCCGAAGAAACAGAGGTTGAGGTGAAACAAAGGTCCGAAGAAGAAAAACGCATg GATTCAACAAACACTGGTCTTTCAGAGTTGGCAACATTCATCAATAACTCTGGTCATGAAGAAAACCATACCGTTAAGAAGACACTACGCATGCTTCGCAATTTGCTCAAGAAAACGGCACGTGAAAG CTATTCCCTCTCTGGGAAGTACTTTTTTGGATTTCCTTCAAACGAGCTTCATATTAATCTCGGAACGGGTATCCAACTGAGTCGAGGTTTGTTTAGATCATTAAGGGTCACCCAAGATGGGTTGTATCTAAATGCAG ATGTAATGACCAAATGCTGCCATCAACCAATCCATTTGACTCAATTTATCAGCAACCAATTCGTTAACATTTGCGTCCCTGCCAAGGCACTCACTTATCAAGAACGTTCCAAG GTGGAAAAACTCATTACTGGTTTGGAAATTGAGCTGACGTATTTGCCTGCAGCCAGTGCCGGCTCTTGGGGTGTGCCCAAG caCAGGGACTATAATTTATCTAAGCCGGGCCTGCCTGCAGCAAAGAAGGCAGTTATTAAAGGACTTTCGTTTGATCCCATCGGTCTGCTCAC ATTCAAATTAGCTAAAAGAGGCAGTGAAGTGAGATTCGTGGACTTTTTTCGTAAACAATATAAGCGTAAAGTGACTTATCTACATCTTCCTGCAATCCAAATTGGGGCTGGTGAATACGTGCCTATGGAG TTCTGCCGTATAGCTAGTGGCCAGCCGTACACACAACGTCTTAGTGAGCAGGCATTCCGTCTTAGTCGAGAGCAAGCGAAGAATTTCCGAAGTGCTTCTGTCATAACGCCTGGCAGGAGAGAGAGTATGATACAAACG ATGATTAGGATTGATAAAGAACAGGCGTTAAAGCTTGTGAACAAGAAGATATCAGTGTCTGATGACTTAACCTCGATCGAGGCTCGTGTGCTTCCTCCTCCGACG TTGAAATTccttaatttttataatatcagTGAAGAAATAACCGTGACTCCAAATGAGGGAAAATGGAACATGTTTAAAAAG AAAATGATCAATGGAGCAAGTGTAACTAGATGGACTTGTGTAAATTTCTCAACGCTTAGCCCTATTTCAGCCACAAAATTCTGTCAAGAATTGACTAAGATGTGCAGAGATTTAGGAATG CATATCCAACATATTACTCAAATCATCTCTTATGATCCTGAAAAGATTGAGGACGCACTGCGAGAGATCCACAAAAAGACAGCTGACCTCCAACTTTTGATTGTGATATTGCCTGATATGACTGGATCATATG GAAAGATCAAAAAGATATGTGAGACAGAGCTGGGCATTGTCTCGCAGTGTATTCGGCCAGGAACGATACTTGAGCGACCACACTT GCTGGGGGGGAAAAACTATGTTCTTGACAAACACATCTCGATGGTACAAGACACGCCAACAATAATCTTCGGTGCTGACGTCACGCATCCAACAAAGGCCGAACAATCTTCTCTCGCTGCG GTTGTTGCTTCCATGGACTGGCCTGAGATAAGCACATACCGAGCATTGGTTTCTGCTCAGACTGGAAGACGTGAAATTATCGAGGACCTGTATAAGTTGGACGGCCAAGGAGAACACACTGGAATGATAAg GGACCATCTCTTAGCATTCATTAGAAAGACAAATCAAAGACCTGGAAGACTCATCTTCTTCCG TGACGGGGTAGGGGAAACACAGTTTGGGGACGTGTTGCGTTTTGAGCTACAGGCTATACGCAAAGCTTGTTCGTCTATAGAGGATTTTCGTCCAAAGATAACCTTTGTGCTTGTCCAGAAAAGACACCACACGCGGTTGTTTCCTGCTCAAGCGGATAAGAAGGATGCTGCTACTGGCAATGTTCTTCCAG GTACTGTAGTTGACACAGTTATTTGTCACCCGCGCCAGTTTGATTTCTTTTTGAACAGCCACGCAGGTGTGATG GGTACAAACAGATCTACCCATTACCATGTTCTCTTGGACGAGAACAAATTTTCTGCTGATGATTTGCAAAGGCTTACTAACGACCTTTGCTACAC GTTTGCCAAGACTACCAATTCTGTCTCGCTTGTCACCCCTGTCTTCTACGCCCATTTGGCTGCGTTTAGAGCACGCTACTACGTGGAGGATGAAATGTCTGCTGTGCATCTTCCGACAGTGAAAGATGAAGTGAAAGAGAAGATGTACTTTTGCTAA
- the LOC130502312 gene encoding uncharacterized protein LOC130502312: MNELWCEMMAAAEARAVWQRTANRYFVQEDSKRAPKLTTSSHSSSSSTKQVQEDPVSSPPPVVRPQNQPSSPGFMPLNIPLLLGHHIQEDLLLGWTVGWM, encoded by the exons ATGAATG AGTTATGGTGTGAAATGATGGCAGCAGCAGAAGCAAGAGCAGTGTGGCAAAGAACAGCCAACCGTTACTTTGTCCAAGAAGACTCTAAAAGAGCTCCCAAGCTAACAACCTCTTCCcactcttcttcatcatcaacgaaacaggttcaagaagatcctgtctcttctcctcctcctgtTGTTCGTCCACAGAACCAACCATCTTCTCCAGGTTTCATGCCTCTGAATATTCCTCTTCTGTTGGGTCATCACATTCAAGAAGATTTGCTCCTGGGATGGACTGTTGGATGGATGTAG